The following are encoded together in the Pseudomonas sp. IB20 genome:
- the treC gene encoding alpha,alpha-phosphotrehalase, protein MQNWQHSVIYQIYPKSFHSHAGNATGDLLGIVDKLDYLKWLGVDCLWITPFLRSPQRDNGYDISDYYAIDPSYGTMADCDLLISEAAKRGIKLMLDIVVNHTSIEHEWFQQARSSLDNPYRDFYIWRDQPNNWESKFGGSAWEYEAQTGQYFLHLFDHTQADLNWDNPKVRAEVFKLMRFWRDKGVGGFRLDVINLISKPADFPEDNTDGRRFYTDGPNVHEYLQEMHREVFEGHDLINVGEMSSTSLEHCIRYSNPASKELSMTFNFHHLKVDYPNLQKWVKADFDFLQLKQIFSDWQLGMQAGGGWNALFWCNHDQPRVVSRFGDDGEHRVVSAKMLATALHFLQGTPYVYQGEELGMTNPGFDRIEQYRDVETLNIFRLKRDAGESEASSMAAIMQKSRDNGRTPMQWSSNANAGFSTGEPWIGIPANAQQINVESQLDDPDSVLHHYRALIALRRLEPLIQEGVYRQLLQDHLQVWAYVREGQGERLLVLNNFYAKPCEIQLPQGVIDATSEQRLLISNYPDCPVRTRTVVLRPYESFVLHLKD, encoded by the coding sequence ATGCAAAACTGGCAACACTCGGTGATCTACCAGATCTACCCTAAAAGCTTCCATAGCCACGCGGGTAACGCCACCGGTGACCTGCTGGGCATCGTGGACAAGCTCGATTACCTCAAGTGGCTGGGCGTGGATTGCCTGTGGATCACCCCGTTCCTGCGCTCGCCGCAACGCGACAACGGCTATGACATCAGCGACTACTACGCCATCGACCCCAGCTACGGCACCATGGCCGACTGCGACCTGCTGATCAGCGAGGCGGCCAAGCGCGGCATCAAGCTGATGCTCGACATTGTGGTCAACCACACCTCCATCGAGCACGAGTGGTTCCAGCAAGCGCGCAGCAGCCTCGACAACCCGTACCGCGACTTCTACATCTGGCGCGACCAGCCGAATAACTGGGAATCCAAGTTCGGCGGTTCGGCCTGGGAATACGAGGCGCAAACCGGCCAGTACTTCCTGCACCTGTTCGACCACACCCAGGCCGACCTGAATTGGGACAACCCCAAGGTGCGCGCCGAAGTGTTCAAGCTGATGCGCTTCTGGCGCGACAAAGGCGTGGGTGGTTTCCGCTTGGACGTGATCAACCTGATTTCCAAACCCGCCGATTTCCCCGAAGACAACACCGACGGCCGCCGCTTCTACACCGACGGCCCGAACGTGCACGAATACCTGCAGGAAATGCACCGCGAAGTCTTCGAGGGGCACGACCTGATCAACGTCGGCGAGATGTCGTCCACCAGCCTGGAACACTGCATTCGCTACTCCAATCCGGCGTCGAAAGAGCTGTCGATGACCTTCAACTTTCATCACCTGAAAGTGGATTACCCGAACCTGCAAAAGTGGGTGAAGGCCGACTTCGATTTCCTGCAACTCAAGCAGATTTTTTCCGATTGGCAACTGGGCATGCAGGCCGGTGGCGGCTGGAATGCGCTGTTCTGGTGTAACCACGACCAGCCGCGGGTGGTCTCGCGTTTTGGTGACGACGGCGAGCACCGTGTGGTCTCGGCCAAGATGCTTGCCACCGCGCTGCACTTCCTCCAAGGCACGCCGTATGTGTACCAGGGCGAAGAGCTGGGCATGACCAATCCGGGCTTCGACAGAATCGAACAGTACCGCGATGTCGAGACCCTGAACATCTTTCGTCTCAAGCGCGATGCGGGTGAATCCGAGGCGTCGAGCATGGCGGCGATCATGCAGAAGTCCCGCGACAACGGCCGCACGCCGATGCAATGGAGCAGCAACGCCAACGCCGGTTTCAGCACGGGTGAACCGTGGATCGGCATCCCGGCGAATGCGCAGCAGATCAACGTCGAGAGCCAACTGGATGACCCGGACTCGGTGTTGCATCACTACCGCGCGCTGATCGCGCTGCGTCGCCTTGAGCCGCTGATCCAGGAAGGCGTTTATCGCCAGTTGCTACAAGACCATCTCCAGGTTTGGGCGTACGTGCGCGAAGGGCAGGGCGAGCGCTTGCTGGTGCTGAATAACTTTTATGCCAAGCCCTGCGAAATCCAACTGCCCCAAGGCGTCATCGACGCGACGAGCGAGCAACGCCTGCTGATCAGCAACTACCCCGACTGCCCGGTGCGTACGCGCACGGTGGTGTTGCGACCTTACGAATCGTTTGTGCTGCACCTCAAGGATTGA
- the guaA gene encoding glutamine-hydrolyzing GMP synthase, with protein MALDIHAHRILILDFGSQYTQLIARRVREIGVYCELHPFDMDDEAIREFAPKGVILAGGPESVHEANSPRCPQAVFDLGVPVFGICYGMQTMAEQLGGKVEGSELREFGYARVDVVGKSRLLDGIEDHIDADGLFGLDVWMSHGDKVTKMPEDFHILASTPSCPIAGMFNDERGYYGVQFHPEVTHTKQGGRILSRFILDICQCEALWTPSKIAEDAIANVRAQVGTDNVLLGLSGGVDSSVVAALLHKAIGDQLTCVFVDNGLLRLHEGEQVMAMFAENMGVKVIRANAEDQFLNNLAGESDPEKKRKIIGRTFIDVFDAQAKHLDNIKYLAQGTIYPDVIESAGAKSGKAHVIKSHHNVGGLPEEMNLKLVEPLRELFKDEVRRLGLELGLPYDMVYRHPFPGPGLGVRILGEVKKEYADLLRRADHIFIEELRKADWYHKVSQAFVVFQPVKSVGVVGDGRRYAWVVALRAVETIDFMTARWAHLPYELLETVSGRIINEIEGISRVTYDVSSKPPATIEWE; from the coding sequence ATGGCCCTCGACATTCACGCCCACCGCATCCTGATCCTCGACTTCGGTTCCCAGTACACCCAACTGATCGCCCGCCGCGTGCGTGAAATCGGCGTGTACTGCGAACTGCATCCGTTCGACATGGATGACGAAGCGATCCGCGAATTCGCACCTAAAGGCGTCATCCTCGCCGGTGGCCCTGAGTCCGTGCACGAAGCCAACAGCCCGCGCTGCCCGCAAGCCGTATTTGACCTGGGCGTGCCCGTCTTCGGTATCTGCTACGGTATGCAGACCATGGCCGAGCAACTGGGCGGCAAGGTTGAAGGTTCCGAACTGCGTGAATTCGGTTACGCCCGTGTCGACGTGGTCGGCAAGAGCCGCCTGCTGGATGGCATCGAAGACCACATCGACGCCGACGGCCTGTTCGGCCTCGACGTGTGGATGAGCCACGGTGACAAGGTCACCAAGATGCCGGAAGACTTCCACATCCTGGCCAGCACCCCGAGCTGCCCGATCGCCGGCATGTTCAACGACGAGCGCGGCTACTACGGCGTGCAGTTCCACCCGGAAGTGACCCACACCAAGCAAGGCGGGCGCATCCTGTCGCGCTTCATCCTCGACATCTGCCAGTGCGAAGCGCTGTGGACCCCATCGAAAATCGCTGAAGACGCCATCGCCAACGTGCGTGCCCAAGTCGGCACCGACAACGTGCTGCTCGGCCTGTCCGGCGGCGTTGACTCCTCCGTGGTTGCCGCGCTGCTGCACAAAGCCATCGGCGACCAACTGACCTGCGTCTTCGTCGACAACGGCCTGCTGCGCCTGCACGAAGGCGAGCAAGTGATGGCCATGTTCGCCGAGAACATGGGCGTCAAGGTGATCCGCGCCAACGCTGAAGATCAGTTCTTGAACAACCTGGCCGGCGAGTCCGACCCAGAGAAGAAGCGCAAGATCATCGGCCGCACCTTCATCGACGTATTCGATGCCCAGGCCAAACACCTGGACAACATCAAGTACCTCGCCCAGGGCACCATCTACCCCGACGTGATTGAGTCGGCCGGCGCCAAGAGCGGCAAGGCCCACGTGATCAAGTCCCACCACAACGTGGGTGGCCTGCCTGAGGAAATGAACCTCAAGCTGGTAGAACCGCTGCGTGAACTGTTCAAGGACGAAGTCCGCCGTCTGGGCCTGGAACTCGGCCTGCCGTACGACATGGTCTACCGCCACCCATTCCCAGGCCCGGGCCTGGGCGTGCGTATCCTGGGTGAAGTGAAGAAGGAATACGCCGACCTGCTGCGTCGCGCCGACCACATCTTCATCGAAGAACTGCGCAAAGCCGACTGGTACCACAAAGTCAGCCAAGCCTTCGTGGTGTTCCAGCCGGTGAAATCGGTTGGCGTTGTAGGCGATGGCCGTCGTTACGCCTGGGTTGTGGCCCTGCGTGCGGTGGAAACCATCGACTTCATGACCGCGCGTTGGGCGCACCTGCCGTATGAGCTGCTGGAAACTGTCAGCGGCCGTATCATCAATGAGATCGAAGGTATTTCGCGCGTTACTTATGACGTGTCGAGCAAGCCGCCGGCGACGATTGAGTGGGAATGA
- the guaB gene encoding IMP dehydrogenase, with protein sequence MLRISQEALTFDDILLVPGYSEVLPNEVSLKTRLTRGIELNIPLVSAAMDTVTEARLAIAMAQEGGIGIIHKNMTIEQQAAEVRKVKRYEAGVVKDPITIEADATVRDLFELTSLHNISGVPVLHDGDLVGIVTSRDVRFENRLEVTVREVMTPKERLVTVREGADKDDARELLHKHRIERVLIVDDKFALKGMMTVNDIEKAKAYPLASKDDQGRLRVGAAVGTGKDTGDRVAALVAAGVDVVVVDTAHGHSKGVIERVRWVKQNFPDVQVIGGNIATGAAAKALAEAGADAVKVGIGPGSICTTRIVAGVGVPQISAIANVAAALEGTGVPLIADGGIRFSGDLSKAIVAGASCVMMGSMFAGTEEAPGEIELFQGRSYKAYRGMGSLGAMSQAQGSSDRYFQDSSAGAEKLVPEGIEGRVPYKGTLSAIIHQLMGGLRSSMGYTGSADIEEMRTKPEFVRITGAGMAESHVHDVQITKEAPNYRVG encoded by the coding sequence ATGCTGCGTATCAGCCAAGAAGCTCTGACATTCGACGACATTCTCCTAGTGCCCGGTTATTCCGAGGTGCTTCCTAACGAAGTCAGTCTCAAGACCCGCCTAACCCGTGGCATCGAGCTGAATATTCCCCTGGTTTCTGCTGCCATGGACACCGTCACCGAAGCCCGTTTGGCAATTGCCATGGCTCAGGAAGGCGGCATCGGCATCATCCACAAGAACATGACCATCGAGCAGCAAGCTGCCGAAGTGCGCAAGGTCAAGCGTTACGAAGCCGGTGTGGTGAAAGATCCAATCACCATCGAAGCCGACGCCACCGTGCGTGACCTGTTCGAACTGACCAGCCTGCACAATATCTCCGGCGTTCCGGTACTGCACGATGGCGACTTGGTCGGCATCGTCACTTCCCGTGATGTGCGTTTCGAGAACCGTCTTGAAGTCACCGTCCGCGAAGTGATGACGCCTAAAGAGCGCCTCGTCACTGTCCGCGAAGGTGCTGACAAGGACGACGCTCGTGAGTTGCTGCACAAGCACCGCATCGAACGCGTGCTGATCGTCGACGACAAATTCGCCCTCAAAGGCATGATGACCGTCAACGACATCGAAAAAGCCAAGGCCTACCCGTTGGCCAGCAAGGATGACCAAGGTCGTCTGCGCGTTGGCGCCGCTGTGGGTACCGGTAAAGACACCGGTGACCGCGTGGCGGCCTTGGTTGCTGCCGGTGTTGACGTGGTGGTGGTCGACACCGCCCACGGTCACTCCAAAGGCGTGATCGAGCGCGTTCGCTGGGTCAAACAGAACTTCCCTGACGTCCAGGTGATCGGCGGCAACATTGCCACCGGCGCAGCCGCCAAGGCCCTGGCCGAAGCCGGCGCCGATGCGGTCAAGGTCGGTATCGGCCCTGGCTCGATCTGCACCACGCGCATCGTCGCCGGTGTGGGCGTGCCGCAAATCAGCGCCATCGCCAACGTCGCCGCTGCCCTTGAAGGCACGGGCGTACCGTTGATCGCCGACGGCGGCATCCGTTTCTCCGGTGACCTGTCCAAGGCCATCGTAGCCGGTGCTTCCTGCGTGATGATGGGCTCGATGTTCGCCGGTACTGAAGAAGCGCCGGGCGAGATCGAACTGTTCCAGGGCCGTTCGTACAAGGCTTACCGTGGCATGGGTTCGCTGGGCGCCATGTCCCAGGCGCAAGGTTCCTCCGATCGTTACTTCCAGGACTCCTCGGCAGGCGCCGAGAAGCTCGTACCGGAAGGCATTGAAGGCCGTGTGCCGTACAAAGGCACCCTGAGCGCGATCATCCATCAACTGATGGGCGGCCTGCGTTCCTCGATGGGTTACACCGGCAGCGCCGACATCGAAGAAATGCGCACCAAGCCAGAGTTCGTGCGGATCACCGGCGCTGGCATGGCTGAGTCCCATGTCCACGACGTGCAGATCACCAAGGAAGCGCCAAACTACCGCGTAGGTTGA
- the treR gene encoding trehalose operon repressor, producing MSKYNQIYTDLLASITTERLQRGTRLPSETELMDAYQASRGTVRRAIEQLQERGFAQKIHGKGTFVLSPNPIEFQLGGIVSFHETHADLGDDVRTEVVDFSQFPLEGSLLQHIEAEPGTLITRIKRVRRIGGKRVILDINHFVAELIPGLDRDIAEQSIYAFIEQTLQLHISFAQRTIEALPRSKDDQAHLDLDGQSHVIVVSNQTFLQDGRQFEYTESRHTLDKFYFSDIARR from the coding sequence ATGAGCAAATACAACCAGATCTATACGGATCTGCTTGCCAGCATCACCACCGAACGCCTGCAACGCGGCACGCGCCTTCCCTCCGAAACCGAACTGATGGATGCCTACCAAGCCAGCCGTGGCACCGTGCGTCGTGCGATCGAGCAGTTGCAGGAACGTGGGTTTGCGCAAAAAATCCACGGCAAGGGCACCTTTGTGTTGTCGCCCAACCCCATCGAGTTCCAGTTGGGCGGCATCGTTAGCTTCCACGAAACCCATGCCGACCTGGGCGATGACGTACGCACTGAAGTCGTCGATTTCAGCCAATTCCCGCTTGAAGGCTCGCTGCTGCAACACATCGAAGCCGAACCCGGCACCCTGATCACCCGCATCAAACGGGTACGGCGCATCGGCGGCAAACGGGTGATCCTCGACATCAACCACTTCGTCGCCGAGCTGATCCCAGGCCTTGACCGCGACATCGCCGAGCAGTCGATCTACGCGTTTATCGAGCAAACGCTGCAGCTGCACATCAGCTTCGCCCAACGTACCATCGAAGCCCTGCCGCGCAGCAAAGACGACCAGGCACACCTGGACCTCGATGGCCAAAGCCATGTGATCGTGGTGAGCAACCAGACGTTTTTGCAGGATGGGCGGCAGTTCGAGTACACCGAATCACGGCATACGTTGGATAAGTTTTACTTTTCGGACATCGCGCGGCGCTGA
- a CDS encoding maltoporin produces the protein MKTTIKLGLIASCLSAPFAAQALEFAGYLRSGAGTSTGSGKQQCFQLPGAQSKYRLGNECEQYAELELRQDLLTLDDGSVLSVDAMASLYNKYDRALKFQGEDNGSARMPQMYAQWSNLPSLNGGSVWAGRRYYKRNDIHISDFYYWNQSATGGGVEDVKIGDLKYSYALSRKDNLYQKEYATRHDFNVAGFKTNPGGELELGLSYIEKAGGRDANSGWAITAQHVQKAFLGGKNKFALQYGEGPGTGLGYTGNTALDNSSKSYRAVEFFDWQITPRFGGQVEAVYQKDIRPGSQDQTWMSIGVRPAYAISEQFKLVTELGHDQVDAAGGTRKLSKFTFAPTWSPKGPDFWARPEVRLYYTYATWNEAAKRAANELAAGSALSDTGAYGTARHGSNVGVQVEYWWK, from the coding sequence ATGAAAACAACAATAAAGCTGGGCCTCATTGCATCATGTCTTAGCGCACCTTTTGCCGCTCAGGCCCTCGAGTTTGCTGGTTACTTGCGCAGCGGCGCGGGCACTTCAACGGGCAGCGGCAAGCAGCAATGCTTCCAACTGCCGGGGGCGCAATCCAAATACCGCTTGGGCAACGAATGCGAGCAATACGCCGAACTTGAATTGCGCCAGGACCTGCTGACCCTCGACGACGGCTCGGTGCTCAGCGTCGATGCCATGGCATCGCTGTACAACAAGTACGACCGTGCCCTGAAATTCCAGGGCGAAGACAACGGCTCGGCACGCATGCCGCAGATGTATGCGCAGTGGTCCAACCTGCCCAGCCTCAATGGCGGCTCGGTGTGGGCCGGGCGGCGTTACTACAAACGTAACGACATCCATATCTCCGACTTCTACTACTGGAACCAGAGCGCCACCGGCGGCGGTGTCGAGGACGTAAAAATCGGCGACCTCAAATACAGCTACGCCCTGTCGCGCAAAGACAACCTGTACCAGAAGGAATACGCCACCCGCCACGACTTCAACGTCGCGGGCTTCAAGACCAACCCCGGCGGTGAGCTCGAGTTGGGCTTGAGCTACATTGAAAAAGCCGGCGGGCGTGATGCCAACAGTGGCTGGGCGATCACGGCGCAGCATGTGCAAAAAGCTTTCCTTGGCGGTAAAAACAAATTCGCCTTGCAGTACGGCGAAGGCCCCGGCACCGGCTTGGGCTACACCGGTAATACGGCCCTGGATAACAGCAGCAAAAGCTACCGCGCCGTGGAGTTTTTTGACTGGCAGATCACCCCGCGTTTCGGCGGGCAGGTCGAGGCGGTGTACCAGAAAGACATTCGCCCAGGCAGCCAGGACCAGACCTGGATGTCCATCGGTGTGCGCCCGGCGTATGCCATCAGCGAACAGTTCAAGCTGGTCACCGAACTTGGGCATGATCAGGTCGACGCTGCCGGCGGTACGCGCAAGCTGAGCAAATTTACCTTTGCCCCGACCTGGTCGCCTAAAGGCCCAGATTTCTGGGCACGGCCGGAAGTGCGTTTGTACTACACCTATGCAACCTGGAACGAAGCGGCCAAGCGTGCGGCAAATGAACTGGCGGCGGGCTCGGCGTTGTCCGACACCGGCGCCTACGGCACGGCGCGGCATGGCTCGAACGTGGGTGTGCAGGTCGAATACTGGTGGAAATAA
- a CDS encoding LysR family transcriptional regulator, with translation MISTRQLRYFVEIADSGSFSAAAERLFVAQSALSRQIKELETQLQTPLFERTARQPRLTAAGEAFYPRARNLLGELLKASEMATQVGNGQLGTLRLSHSSTVPMSGPLLQGISNWLKRCPGVSMDIVQLSSEAQLEEIADGRLEVGLLRLPVLRQREGVRVVPLYSEQLLLAVPPDHALARSTAPVALAQLKDEAFISIPHPQRGGLSYLSAELCMRAGFFPKAARVMSRKTRQLQLIQAGFGIALLPKSMQDIAPANLHFLPLADPDSLSTVALACAQTPSALVEQFCQTLHECL, from the coding sequence GTGATCTCCACCCGCCAACTGCGCTACTTCGTCGAAATCGCCGACAGTGGCAGCTTCAGCGCCGCCGCCGAACGTCTGTTTGTGGCGCAATCGGCCCTGAGCCGACAGATCAAAGAGCTGGAAACCCAACTGCAAACCCCGCTGTTCGAACGCACCGCGCGCCAACCACGGCTGACGGCGGCTGGTGAAGCCTTCTACCCACGGGCGCGCAACCTGTTGGGCGAGTTGCTCAAGGCCAGCGAAATGGCCACACAGGTGGGCAACGGTCAGTTGGGCACGCTGCGCCTGAGCCATTCGAGCACCGTGCCGATGAGCGGCCCCTTGCTGCAAGGCATCAGCAACTGGCTGAAGCGTTGCCCTGGCGTGTCGATGGACATCGTCCAACTTTCCTCCGAAGCGCAGTTGGAGGAAATCGCCGACGGCCGCCTCGAAGTCGGGCTGTTGCGCCTGCCGGTGTTGCGCCAGCGCGAAGGCGTGCGAGTGGTGCCTTTATACAGCGAACAACTGTTGCTGGCGGTGCCGCCTGATCACGCGCTGGCGCGCAGCACTGCGCCGGTGGCATTGGCGCAACTCAAGGACGAAGCATTTATCTCGATCCCCCATCCCCAACGCGGCGGCCTGAGTTATCTGTCAGCCGAGTTGTGCATGCGCGCAGGATTTTTCCCCAAGGCGGCACGGGTGATGTCGCGCAAAACCAGGCAGTTGCAACTGATCCAGGCCGGCTTCGGTATTGCCTTGTTACCAAAATCCATGCAGGACATCGCCCCCGCCAACCTGCACTTTTTACCCCTGGCCGACCCGGACAGCCTCAGCACCGTGGCCCTGGCCTGCGCGCAGACGCCGAGCGCGCTGGTCGAGCAATTCTGCCAAACCTTGCACGAATGCCTATAA
- a CDS encoding sulfite exporter TauE/SafE family protein — protein MNPVELMSQWSFGGVDWLVIGVGIVVAYIVFGIAGFGTALVAGPILIVFMPLSKIIPLLVLLDFVAAFGNLLQSRRNVNTPELLRLLPCMAIGCTLGVIFLLNLHSDLLLLLMGLFISAYAIYSLAVKARPTQLAARWSIPMGTVGGLFGALFGSGGFLYAIYLNSRLPKDAARATQSALISCSTVVRLSLFLIAGVYADLPLLMLALCLLPAMALGLWCGRRLTMRMTREAFVRLVTWLVLASGIALIARYLST, from the coding sequence ATGAACCCGGTTGAGCTGATGAGCCAGTGGTCGTTTGGCGGCGTTGATTGGCTGGTGATCGGCGTCGGCATTGTCGTCGCCTATATCGTGTTCGGTATCGCAGGCTTTGGTACGGCGCTGGTCGCCGGGCCGATCCTGATTGTGTTTATGCCGTTGTCGAAAATCATCCCGCTGCTGGTGCTGCTGGATTTCGTCGCGGCCTTTGGCAACCTGCTGCAATCACGGCGGAACGTGAACACGCCGGAGCTGCTGCGATTGCTGCCGTGCATGGCAATCGGTTGCACACTCGGTGTGATCTTCTTGCTCAACCTGCATTCGGACCTGTTGCTGCTATTGATGGGGCTGTTTATCAGCGCCTATGCGATTTACAGCCTGGCGGTGAAAGCCCGGCCGACGCAGCTGGCGGCCCGCTGGTCGATTCCCATGGGCACCGTGGGCGGGTTGTTTGGTGCGTTGTTTGGCAGTGGCGGCTTTTTATATGCGATCTACCTGAACAGTCGTTTGCCCAAGGACGCGGCGCGGGCCACGCAAAGCGCGTTGATCAGTTGCAGCACGGTGGTGCGCTTGAGCTTGTTCCTGATTGCCGGGGTGTACGCTGATTTGCCGCTGTTGATGTTGGCGCTGTGCCTGTTACCGGCGATGGCCTTGGGGCTGTGGTGCGGGCGCAGGCTGACGATGCGCATGACGCGTGAAGCCTTTGTGCGGTTGGTGACGTGGTTGGTGTTGGCCAGCGGTATTGCGTTGATCGCCCGTTACTTGAGTACTTGA
- the treP gene encoding PTS system trehalose-specific EIIBC component, which produces MSHDYSTIAHQILENLGGRDNLEQAAHCVTRLRLALKDPSLVNSSALNQVDLVKGSFFTGGLFQVVIGPGEVEKVYAALREQTGLAAATIADVKKKGADKTNAMQRLVRVFSDVFMPILPALIIAGLLMGINNLMGAQGMFIEGKTLLEAYPNLDGLWSLINLMANTSFVFLPALVGWSAAKRFGGSEILGIVLGLMLVHPDLLNAWNYGKAVAGLDGQSLPYFDIFGWFKIEKVGYQGQILPILMAAYVMSVIEKWLRARVPNAIQLLVVPITTIVVTGVLALAIIGPITRHLGILITEGVVTLFDLAPMVGGAIFGLLYAPLVITGMHHMFLAVDLQLISTQGGTFIWPMIVMSNLAQGSAALGVFYMTRNARDKSMASTSAISAYFGITEPAMFGVNLRFKFPFYAALLGSALGSIFLSLNKVTASAIGVGGLPAFISILPQYIPVFVIGMVIAIVVPFVLTCALSMKIVRPGYRVA; this is translated from the coding sequence ATGAGCCACGACTATTCGACTATTGCCCACCAGATTCTCGAGAACCTCGGGGGCCGCGACAACCTTGAGCAAGCTGCCCACTGCGTGACCCGCCTGCGACTGGCGCTCAAGGACCCGAGTCTGGTCAACAGCAGCGCGTTGAACCAGGTCGACCTGGTCAAGGGCTCGTTCTTCACTGGCGGCCTGTTCCAGGTAGTGATCGGCCCTGGCGAGGTGGAAAAGGTCTACGCCGCCCTGCGCGAACAGACCGGCCTTGCCGCCGCCACCATCGCTGACGTGAAGAAGAAGGGCGCCGACAAGACCAACGCCATGCAGCGTCTGGTGCGCGTATTTTCCGATGTGTTCATGCCGATCCTGCCTGCGCTGATCATCGCCGGCCTGCTGATGGGCATAAACAACCTGATGGGCGCCCAGGGCATGTTCATCGAGGGCAAGACGCTGCTGGAGGCGTATCCGAACCTGGATGGCCTGTGGAGCCTGATCAACCTGATGGCCAACACCTCGTTCGTGTTCCTGCCGGCGCTGGTGGGCTGGTCGGCGGCCAAGCGGTTTGGCGGCAGTGAAATCCTCGGCATCGTGCTCGGCCTGATGCTGGTACACCCCGACCTGCTCAATGCCTGGAACTACGGCAAGGCGGTGGCCGGCCTCGACGGCCAGAGCCTGCCGTACTTCGATATTTTCGGCTGGTTCAAGATTGAAAAAGTCGGTTATCAGGGGCAGATCCTGCCGATCCTGATGGCGGCGTATGTGATGAGCGTCATCGAAAAATGGCTGCGGGCCCGCGTGCCTAACGCGATTCAACTGCTGGTGGTGCCGATCACCACCATCGTCGTGACCGGCGTGCTGGCACTGGCGATCATCGGCCCGATCACTCGTCACCTGGGCATCCTGATTACCGAAGGCGTGGTCACCTTGTTTGACCTAGCACCCATGGTCGGCGGTGCGATTTTCGGCCTGCTGTACGCGCCGCTGGTGATCACCGGCATGCACCATATGTTCCTCGCTGTGGACCTGCAGCTCATCTCTACCCAGGGCGGCACCTTTATCTGGCCGATGATCGTCATGTCCAACTTGGCCCAGGGCAGCGCCGCACTTGGCGTGTTCTACATGACCCGCAATGCGCGGGACAAAAGCATGGCCTCGACCTCGGCGATTTCCGCCTACTTCGGCATCACTGAGCCGGCGATGTTTGGCGTGAACCTGCGCTTCAAATTTCCGTTCTACGCCGCCCTGTTGGGGTCGGCACTGGGCAGCATTTTCCTGTCGCTGAACAAGGTGACCGCCTCGGCCATCGGCGTGGGTGGCTTACCGGCGTTTATCTCAATCCTTCCGCAGTACATCCCGGTTTTTGTCATCGGGATGGTCATTGCGATTGTGGTGCCGTTTGTTCTGACCTGTGCGTTAAGCATGAAAATTGTGCGGCCGGGGTATCGCGTCGCCTGA